The Vigna unguiculata cultivar IT97K-499-35 chromosome 6, ASM411807v1, whole genome shotgun sequence genome contains a region encoding:
- the LOC114187667 gene encoding WEB family protein At1g12150-like isoform X2, with product MSFRVRDQEKESDSPREVGEIDTRAPFQSVKAAVSLFGEVAVSRDKRSFKRRSSENVLEKETQLLLAQRELTTIKKKLDSSEVTKGKALTELDKANLTLLELTKKLNSVRESKQTAMEAAEAVKNQAKVLEQALSQKAIGYEAWKQELEHARKEYTTTVKELDASKKELNKIRQDFDAALEAKLAAFQTAGEAQRSAKLNSEKLQELSNQIATMKEQIQHLKVASSQAQDGQAKALEERETQLSFYKNAKEEAQNKLMALKKECDQELTQGLEAKLHATSKEILVLQEQVKQQHSSEIDSVKVITLEIEEAKKTLQEVVEEETSLRNLVDVLRAELERVKKEQEDLTEKEQAAEALTATLTDELLIGSEEIRSAAERSEDSAEVELKIKQLSFETEVARREEEEIRRKTQELKLEAEKSKAVAQELEKKLEAYIKQAEEARDAEQKAIVAMKMMSESVNTHDSGSVLDANGKIVLTVEEFAALSGKIKESEDLIDRTETASMAQVEAINIRKNEVNKKVEANLKAIEEIKAATDMALKNAEMADSAKVVVENELKKWRIEEQNLESAENSPRSISLRI from the exons ATGAGTTTCAGAGTTAGAGATCAAGAAAAGGAATCTGACTCTCCAAGAGAGGTTGGAGAGATTGACACAAGGGCTCCATTTCAATCTGTTAAAGCAGCAGTTAGTTTATTTGGTGAAGTAGCCGTGTCAAGGGACAAACGTTCTTTCAAGAGAAGATCATCAGAG AATGTGCTGGAAAAGGAGACTCAGCTTCTGTTGGCCCAAAGAGAATTAACCACCATAAAGAAAAAGCTGGATAGTTCTGAGGTCACAAAAGGAAAAGCACTTACAGAGCTTGATAAGGCCAATTTAACACTTCTAGAATTGACGAAGAAGCTCAACAGTGTGAGAGAATCAAAGCAAACAGCAATGGAGGCTGCTGAAGCTGTGAAGAATCAAGCCAAAGTACTTGAACAGGCATTATCCCAAAAAGCTATAGGATATGAAGCATGGAAACAAGAACTAGAGCATGCAAGAAAAGAGTACACAACAACAGTAAAAGAACTAGATGCTTCCAAGAAAGAACTCAATAAAATCAGGCAGGATTTTGACGCAGCTTTGGAGGCAAAACTAGCTGCATTCCAAACAGCGGGAGAGGCTCAGCGTTCTGCAAAATTGAACTCAGAAAAGCTCCAAGAACTCTCAAACCAAATTGCAACCATGAAAGAACAAATTCAACATCTGAAGGTTGCCTCATCACAAGCCCAAGATGGTCAGGCAAAGGCCttggaagaaagagaaacacAGCTAAGTTTCTACAAAAATGCCAAGGAAGAAGCGCAGAATAAATTGATGGCTTTGAAGAAGGAGTGTGACCAGGAACTAACACAGGGTCTAGAGGCCAAACTTCATGCAACAAGTAAAGAGATTCTGGTTCTCCAAGAGCAGGTGAAACAGCAACATTCTTCAGAGATAGATTCAGTGAAAGTTATAACTTTGGAGATCGAAGAAGCCAAGAAAACACTTCAGGAAGTTGTGGAAGAGGAAACCTCCCTGAGAAACCTAGTGGATGTACTTAGGGCAGAGTTAGAACGAGTGAAGAAAGAGCAAGAGGATCTCACGGAGAAGGAACAGGCAGCAGAAGCCCTTACTGCTACCCTAACTGATGAACTACTGATTGGATCAGAAGAGATAAGGTCTGCGGCGGAAAGATCTGAAGACAGTGCTGAAGTAGAATTGAAGATCAAACAGCTTTCATTTGAGACAGAAGTTGCAAgaagggaagaagaagaaataagaagaaaaactcAAGAGCTGAAGCTTGAGGCTGAAAAATCCAAAGCTGTGGCACAAGAATTGGAGAAGAAACTAGAGGCTTATATAAAACAGGCTGAGGAAGCCAGAGATGCAGAACAAAAAGCCATTGTGGCGATGAAGATGATGTCTGAAAGTGTCAACACTCATGACTCAGGCTCAGTTTTAGATGCTAATGGGAAGATTGTGTTGACAGTTGAGGAGTTTGCAGCACTGAGTGGGAAAATCAAGGAATCTGAAGACTTAATTGACAGAACAGAAACAGCATCCATGGCTCAGGTGGAAGCAATCAACATAAGAAAGAATGAAGTGAACAAAAAGGTGGAGGCAAACCTGAAAGCAATTGAGGAAATAAAGGCTGCAACAGACATGGCTCTCAAGAATGCAGAGATGGCAGATTCTGCAAAGGTTGTAGTTGAGAACGAGCTGAAGAAGTGGCGTATAGAAGAACAAAACTTGGAAAGCGCAGAAAATTCTCCAAGATCAATCTCTCTGCGTATTTAA
- the LOC114187667 gene encoding WEB family protein At1g12150-like isoform X1: MHADTFCKHIMSFRVRDQEKESDSPREVGEIDTRAPFQSVKAAVSLFGEVAVSRDKRSFKRRSSENVLEKETQLLLAQRELTTIKKKLDSSEVTKGKALTELDKANLTLLELTKKLNSVRESKQTAMEAAEAVKNQAKVLEQALSQKAIGYEAWKQELEHARKEYTTTVKELDASKKELNKIRQDFDAALEAKLAAFQTAGEAQRSAKLNSEKLQELSNQIATMKEQIQHLKVASSQAQDGQAKALEERETQLSFYKNAKEEAQNKLMALKKECDQELTQGLEAKLHATSKEILVLQEQVKQQHSSEIDSVKVITLEIEEAKKTLQEVVEEETSLRNLVDVLRAELERVKKEQEDLTEKEQAAEALTATLTDELLIGSEEIRSAAERSEDSAEVELKIKQLSFETEVARREEEEIRRKTQELKLEAEKSKAVAQELEKKLEAYIKQAEEARDAEQKAIVAMKMMSESVNTHDSGSVLDANGKIVLTVEEFAALSGKIKESEDLIDRTETASMAQVEAINIRKNEVNKKVEANLKAIEEIKAATDMALKNAEMADSAKVVVENELKKWRIEEQNLESAENSPRSISLRI, translated from the exons ATGCATGCAGATACCTTTTGCAAGCACATAATGAGTTTCAGAGTTAGAGATCAAGAAAAGGAATCTGACTCTCCAAGAGAGGTTGGAGAGATTGACACAAGGGCTCCATTTCAATCTGTTAAAGCAGCAGTTAGTTTATTTGGTGAAGTAGCCGTGTCAAGGGACAAACGTTCTTTCAAGAGAAGATCATCAGAG AATGTGCTGGAAAAGGAGACTCAGCTTCTGTTGGCCCAAAGAGAATTAACCACCATAAAGAAAAAGCTGGATAGTTCTGAGGTCACAAAAGGAAAAGCACTTACAGAGCTTGATAAGGCCAATTTAACACTTCTAGAATTGACGAAGAAGCTCAACAGTGTGAGAGAATCAAAGCAAACAGCAATGGAGGCTGCTGAAGCTGTGAAGAATCAAGCCAAAGTACTTGAACAGGCATTATCCCAAAAAGCTATAGGATATGAAGCATGGAAACAAGAACTAGAGCATGCAAGAAAAGAGTACACAACAACAGTAAAAGAACTAGATGCTTCCAAGAAAGAACTCAATAAAATCAGGCAGGATTTTGACGCAGCTTTGGAGGCAAAACTAGCTGCATTCCAAACAGCGGGAGAGGCTCAGCGTTCTGCAAAATTGAACTCAGAAAAGCTCCAAGAACTCTCAAACCAAATTGCAACCATGAAAGAACAAATTCAACATCTGAAGGTTGCCTCATCACAAGCCCAAGATGGTCAGGCAAAGGCCttggaagaaagagaaacacAGCTAAGTTTCTACAAAAATGCCAAGGAAGAAGCGCAGAATAAATTGATGGCTTTGAAGAAGGAGTGTGACCAGGAACTAACACAGGGTCTAGAGGCCAAACTTCATGCAACAAGTAAAGAGATTCTGGTTCTCCAAGAGCAGGTGAAACAGCAACATTCTTCAGAGATAGATTCAGTGAAAGTTATAACTTTGGAGATCGAAGAAGCCAAGAAAACACTTCAGGAAGTTGTGGAAGAGGAAACCTCCCTGAGAAACCTAGTGGATGTACTTAGGGCAGAGTTAGAACGAGTGAAGAAAGAGCAAGAGGATCTCACGGAGAAGGAACAGGCAGCAGAAGCCCTTACTGCTACCCTAACTGATGAACTACTGATTGGATCAGAAGAGATAAGGTCTGCGGCGGAAAGATCTGAAGACAGTGCTGAAGTAGAATTGAAGATCAAACAGCTTTCATTTGAGACAGAAGTTGCAAgaagggaagaagaagaaataagaagaaaaactcAAGAGCTGAAGCTTGAGGCTGAAAAATCCAAAGCTGTGGCACAAGAATTGGAGAAGAAACTAGAGGCTTATATAAAACAGGCTGAGGAAGCCAGAGATGCAGAACAAAAAGCCATTGTGGCGATGAAGATGATGTCTGAAAGTGTCAACACTCATGACTCAGGCTCAGTTTTAGATGCTAATGGGAAGATTGTGTTGACAGTTGAGGAGTTTGCAGCACTGAGTGGGAAAATCAAGGAATCTGAAGACTTAATTGACAGAACAGAAACAGCATCCATGGCTCAGGTGGAAGCAATCAACATAAGAAAGAATGAAGTGAACAAAAAGGTGGAGGCAAACCTGAAAGCAATTGAGGAAATAAAGGCTGCAACAGACATGGCTCTCAAGAATGCAGAGATGGCAGATTCTGCAAAGGTTGTAGTTGAGAACGAGCTGAAGAAGTGGCGTATAGAAGAACAAAACTTGGAAAGCGCAGAAAATTCTCCAAGATCAATCTCTCTGCGTATTTAA
- the LOC114188164 gene encoding wall-associated receptor kinase-like 1 — MILKLVYHFMILILWFIHVDVSAQGDLYVAKPGCDSQCGDLQIPFPFGMKSSECYAGKWFEIECRNTSTYQTPYLKSIGVEVTSIDVEGGTVTINNPINRDNCGTKHSPAVNQSLEGSPFVYSQEHNKFVAAGCNIIVFLQVNGTESSGCVSICDEDLKVDDIGKMELKNSDCNGKNCCQNSLPPYLKEYSTQVKGLKENVTDGECSYAMVIQQNLNSYDYLSYPYYAPKSYYFPVNGEMKDLDVVPVVLEWEILNNMNLNLPTLSQCYDTNVTSSRYKRSGQRCSCLGGSSFGSNPYLEGGCSADYSVYQNSPSHLTISVIKGISISFGSIILLLILWRVFKVTKKTIVKKWREKFFKKNGGLLLQQRLSSGEINVDKVKLFSLKELQKATDNFNANRVLGKGGQATVYKGMLIDGTIIAVKKFKVQGKIEEFINEFVILSQINHRNVVKLLGSCLETKIPLLVYEFIPNGNLFEYLHQQNEDLPMTWEMRLRIATEVAGALFYLHSAASQPIYHKDIKSTNILLDEKYRAKVADFGTSRMISIDVTHLTTVVQGTFGYLDPEFFQTSQFTEKSDVYSFGVVLVELLTGQKPITLLSQEEAKSLASYFIMCVEENCVFDIIDERVMKEGEKDHIMKVVNLASQCLKLNGKRRPTMREITLELEGIRKLVKESNAQELHNEFVRSEDCQSWDDNSIISEIISTFDLSSRTTILKDVHIVTI, encoded by the exons ATGATTCTGAAATTGGTATACCATTTCATGATTTTGATACTATGGTTTATACATGTAGATGTATCTGCACAAGGTGACCTATATGTAGCAAAGCCTGGCTGTGATTCGCAGTGTGGAGATCTTCAAATTCCCTTTCCCTTTGGAATGAAGAGTTCAGAATGTTACGCAGGGAAATGGTTTGAAATAGAATGCAGAAACACTTCCACATATCAAACACCTTACCTCAAGTCAATAGGAGTGGAAGTAACATCCATTGATGTGGAAGGAGGCACGGTTACTATCAATAATCCCATTAACCGTGATAACTGCGGAACCAAACATTCTCCGGCGGTGAACCAGTCGTTGGAAGGAAGCCCTTTTGTGTATTCGCAGGAACACAACAAATTTGTTGCCGCAGGTTgcaatattattgtttttttgcAGGTAAATGGGACAGAAAGTAGTGGTTGTGTGTCGATCTGCGACGAGGACTTGAAGGTGGATGATATTGGAAAAATGGAGCTTAAAAACAGTGATTGTAATGGGAAGAACTGCTGTCAGAATTCCCTGCCACCGTATCTTAAGGAATACAGCACCCAAGTAAAAGGTTTGAAGGAGAATGTAACGGATGGTGAGTGCAGTTACGCCATGGTTATACAGCAAAATCTGAACTCATACGACTACCTAAGCTATCCTTACTATGCTCCCAAAAGCTACTATTTTCCTGTGAATGGTGAGATGAAGGATTTAGATGTGGTCCCTGTGGTGCTTGAATGGGAGATTCTCAACAATATGAACCTTAATCTCCCAACACTTTCTCAGTGTTATGACACTAATGTTACTTCTTCACGGTATAAACGCTCAGGTCAGAGATGTTCCTGCTTAGGCGGTTCCAGTTTCGGTTCCAACCCCTACCTTGAGGGAGGTTGTTCGg CCGATTATTCGGTCTACCAGAATTCGCCAAGTCACCTAACAATATCCGTCATAAAAG GAATTTCTATAAGCTTTGGATCTATCATTTTACTTCTGATTTTATGGCGGGTGTTCAAGGTTACAAAAAAAACCATAGTGAAGAAATGGAGagaaaaattcttcaaaaaaaatggTGGATTATTGTTACAACAAAGATTGTCCTCTGGTGAAATAAACGTGGATAAAGTTAAACTCTTCAGCTTAAAAGAATTGCAGAAGGCCACTGATAACTTCAATGCAAATAGAGTACTTGGAAAAGGCGGTCAAGCTACTGTTTATAAAGGCATGTTAATAGATGGAACGATTATTGCAGTGAAAAAATTTAAGGTCCAAGGAAAGATTGAAGAATTTATTAATGAATTCGTCATCCTTTCACAAATTAACCACAGGAACGTGGTTAAGTTGTTAGGAAGTTGTTTGGAGACTAAAATTCCTTTGCTTGTCTATGAATTCATTCCTAATGGCAATCTTTTTGAGTACTTGCATCAACAAAATGAGGATCTGCCAATGACATGGGAGATGCGTTTGAGAATTGCCACTGAAGTTGCAGGAGCCTTGTTTTACTTGCACTCTGCTGCTTCTCAGCCTATTTATCATAAAGATATCAAGTCAACAAATATACTATTGGATGAAAAGTATAGGGCAAAAGTAGCAGACTTTGGTACATCAAGAATGATTTCTATTGATGTTACTCACCTTACTACAGTAGTTCAAGGAACATTTGGATACTTGGACCCTGAATTTTTTCAAACTAGTCAATTCACAGAAAAAAGTGATGTCTACAGCTTTGGAGTTGTTCTTGTTGAACTTTTAACTGGGCAAAAGCCAATAACCCTCCTAAGTCAAGAGGAAGCCAAAAGTTTAGCTTCATATTTCATCATGTGTGTGGAGGAAAATTGTGTGTTTGATATTATTGATGAAAGAGTGATGAAAGAAGGGGAAAAAGATCATATTATGAAAGTTGTCAACCTTGCAAGTCAATGTTTAAAGCTGAATGGAAAGAGGCGACCAACTATGAGAGAAATCACCTTGGAATTAGAGGGTATTCGAAAATTGGTAAAGGAGTCTAATGCACAAGAGTTACATAATGAGTTTGTTAGAAGCGAAGACTGTCAATCTTGGGATGATAATTCTATTATATCAGAAATAATATCAACTTTTGATCTAAGTAGCAGAACAACAATCTTGAAAGATGTTCACATTGTTACCATATGA